The sequence below is a genomic window from Thermodesulfovibrionales bacterium.
TGCCGTGAAAGAGAGGCAGGGCCAGTATCACTCCGAGAACCATGGTGAGAGGGAGACCTACGAAGAGCAGCCGAAACGGCAGCCCCTTGCGCCGAATCAACGATTGGAGATCTATCGTCGAGGCATCGATAAAAAGCACGAGAATGAGAGTGACTTCCGCGATCACGCGCACCGCAGGAGCCTTCAGGCCGACCTCGACGAGATCGAGGCCGAGCGGTCCCGCTAAGATGCCGACCGATACAAAGACCATTGCCGCGGAAATAGGAGATTTTTCCGAGAGGCGCGAAAACAGACCATATACGAATATTAAGAGCGCAGCGAAGATAAAGATGGGATACTCATGCATCCTATCGCCTTTCCACCTCTCTATGGCGTGAATGAGCGCAACTGAAAAGCCTATCCGAACAGACGATCATAGTCACCTCTGCCTCCCCATTCCGTTTAGCGTTTTTGACAGTACCATACCCACTCCTAATTATCAACCGTCCACCGTTCCGCTGTGAGCGAGGGCAGCGCCGGAGTGACTTGGAGATTCAACGAAGAGTTGAATTTATCCGTATCCGCAACTAGAATAGATTCCAGACCGATGATGAAACCGAAGCTGCCATTTCTTTGCGCCGTGGAGGACAATCTCTCCACTCTCAAGGAGGCGATACGATGAATGGCGTACCAGTGCGCCCCGCAGACTCCCCACCCGGAGCGGTGGAGATAGAGAAGCTCACCGTCTCCCTGAGCGGTAAGGAGGTGCTCTCCGGCATTGATCTCACCCTTCATGAGGGCACTTTCCTCGGGATCGTCGGGCCAAACGGTAGCGGGAAGACGACGCTCCTCAGGGTCCTCCTCGGCCTCGTGAGGCCGGCATCGGGCGAGGTCAGGGTCTTCGGCAAGAGGCCGGAGGAGATCGCGAGGACGGGGATCTACGGTTATCTCCCCCAGCATCTCAGCGTCGATGCCAGCTTTCCGGCGACCGCCCTCGATGTCGTGCTCATGGGACTTCAGGGGAGACGGGGCATGTTCAGGCGTTCGTCCCGGGAAGAGAAAAAAAAGGGTGAAGAGATGCTCCTGACCCTCGGCATGGCGGGGTATGAAGGCCATCTCTTCGGCGCTCTTTCCGGCGGCCAGCAGCAGAGGGTATCGATCGCCCGGGCCCTCATCGGGGACCCCCGGATACTCATCTTAGACGAGCCGAGCACCGGGATCGATGTTGTCGGGCAGGAAGACTTTTACCACCTGTTGAAGGGGTTACAGAAGCGGAGCGGCCTGAGCATCATCATGGTCTCACACGATATCGGCGTCATAACCGCCTATGTCGATGAGATCGCCTGCCTGAACAGGACGCTCCACTATCAGGGGAACCCTCTCGGTGCCTTCAATGAGGAGGTGCTCAAGGGACTCTATGGGAAGAGCATGGGCATACTGATGCACGATCACCTCTGCGACAAATGCGAGAGGCTCCAGCCCGGGGAGAGGTAGCCGGCAGAAACCATGGGAGATATCTTATCGTATGGTTTCATGCAGCGGGCCTTCGTCGCCGGTATCGCTATGGCGGTCTTTGCGGGGGTCATATCCGTCTTCATCGTTCTCCGGCGGGTAGCCTTTCTCGGGTCGGGCATATCGCACGCCGCCTTCGGCGGGGTCGCGATCGGATTTTTCTTAGGGATAAACCCCCTCTCGACGGCCCTCGTTTACTGCGTCGCCGTCTCCTTTGCGATCGAGATCGTGAGCAGCAAGGGAAGGCTCGCCGAGGACACCGCGATAGGGATATTCTTTTCGGCCTCGATGGCTATGGGAGTCCTGCTCATCAGTCTCTCGAAGAGCTACACCGTGGACCTTTTCGGATATCTCTTCGGAAGCATCCTCGCGATAGGCAGCGGTGAGGCGTGGCTGGCTGTCTCGATGGCGGCAGCGGTCATCCTTATCTTTGCGGTCATCCTGAAGGACCTCCTCTTTATCACGTTCAATGAGGAACTCGCCGTCGTGAACGGGGTACCGGTAAGGCTCATCAAATCGATCTTCCTTATCTCCATGGCGATCGCGATCGTGATCGGGATCAAGGTGGTTGGGATAATACTTATCTCGGCGCTGCTCGTCATCCCCGGGGCGGCTGCAAAGATGCTAACTCAGCGGCTATACGGCATGCTCGCCATCTCCTGCGTAATCGCCGTTTTATCAACAATGGGAGGATTGGTCGCTTCCTATGTCTATGGCCTCGCCCCGGGAGGGACGATTGTGATGGTCCTCTCGCTCTTCTTCGCGGCTTCCTTTCTCGCGAAGATTCTGAGGTGATTCCGGTATAATACCCCATGACGGAGAAGACAAAACCATCTCTGAATTTCACCCTCATCTGCGATGACGTCCGTCAGGAGGTCGGGGGGAAGATTAGCCTCATGGGACTCTTCGAGAACATCTATGCCTCGCATTTTCCGGCTGTCCACCCGAGACTCGTCGTCCTGAACGAATGGGTCGACGGATGCGGGGACTTCGATGCGCTCCTACGGATCCTCTCGCCCGACAAGAGGATGGTCATTCGGGAAACGCAGACACGCCTGCGGCTCGCGGACGCGCGGTATAAGCAGAGAGACGTATCGGTTCATCTGAATATCGAATTCAGGGAGCCCGGGACATACTGGATCGAGAACTACATCGACGGGGTCATGGTGCATTCCACACCCCTTCCGGTGGTGCTCATGAAAGAAAAGTCATTCCATTGAGGCTGGACTGTGTCCGAGGCTTTTGATCGCGAGAAGCTGATCCGGGAAAAGATAGGAAAGACCGAAGAGCGGGCGGTCATGAGCCTTTCCCTCATCCGGGAGATC
It includes:
- a CDS encoding metal ABC transporter ATP-binding protein; translation: MNGVPVRPADSPPGAVEIEKLTVSLSGKEVLSGIDLTLHEGTFLGIVGPNGSGKTTLLRVLLGLVRPASGEVRVFGKRPEEIARTGIYGYLPQHLSVDASFPATALDVVLMGLQGRRGMFRRSSREEKKKGEEMLLTLGMAGYEGHLFGALSGGQQQRVSIARALIGDPRILILDEPSTGIDVVGQEDFYHLLKGLQKRSGLSIIMVSHDIGVITAYVDEIACLNRTLHYQGNPLGAFNEEVLKGLYGKSMGILMHDHLCDKCERLQPGER
- a CDS encoding metal ABC transporter permease, with the protein product MGDILSYGFMQRAFVAGIAMAVFAGVISVFIVLRRVAFLGSGISHAAFGGVAIGFFLGINPLSTALVYCVAVSFAIEIVSSKGRLAEDTAIGIFFSASMAMGVLLISLSKSYTVDLFGYLFGSILAIGSGEAWLAVSMAAAVILIFAVILKDLLFITFNEELAVVNGVPVRLIKSIFLISMAIAIVIGIKVVGIILISALLVIPGAAAKMLTQRLYGMLAISCVIAVLSTMGGLVASYVYGLAPGGTIVMVLSLFFAASFLAKILR